The Candidatus Accumulibacter similis genome has a segment encoding these proteins:
- a CDS encoding IS66 family transposase: protein MRFPRATRLPLYRLERQAARSGVTLSRSTLADWVGRTGVALEPLWLRLAELLRQGAVLHADETPVQQLDPGNGKTRRAYLWAYRSNALASDPPIAVFDYQPGRGGKYVAEFLRDWQGALMVDEFAGYQALFRGEVIELACMAHARRKFFDLHQANQHPIAAEALRRIGELYAIEAANKEATVEERARRRRETSQPLLEALHLWLLSSRRSVADGGALAKAIDYSLRRWPALARYAGNGFYPIDNNPVENAIRPIALGKKNWLFAGSEPAGQRATAIQSLLETARLNGIEPMAWLTETLEKLPNWPNSRIDELLPLKTTG, encoded by the coding sequence GTGAGATTCCCCCGCGCCACTCGACTGCCACTGTATCGTCTCGAACGGCAGGCCGCCCGGTCGGGGGTGACCCTCTCGCGTTCGACGCTGGCCGACTGGGTCGGCCGTACCGGTGTCGCCCTGGAACCGCTCTGGCTGCGCCTCGCCGAACTGCTCCGCCAGGGCGCGGTGTTGCATGCCGATGAAACCCCGGTGCAGCAACTCGATCCGGGCAATGGAAAGACCAGGCGGGCCTATCTCTGGGCGTATCGCAGCAATGCCTTGGCAAGCGATCCGCCGATCGCCGTCTTCGACTACCAGCCCGGCCGGGGCGGGAAGTATGTGGCGGAGTTCCTGCGCGACTGGCAAGGCGCGCTGATGGTCGATGAATTCGCGGGCTACCAGGCCCTGTTTCGCGGCGAGGTGATCGAACTCGCCTGCATGGCGCATGCCCGGCGGAAGTTCTTCGACCTCCACCAGGCCAATCAGCATCCGATCGCCGCCGAAGCACTGCGCCGAATCGGCGAACTGTATGCCATCGAGGCGGCGAACAAGGAAGCGACGGTTGAGGAACGGGCTCGACGGCGACGAGAAACGAGTCAGCCGCTCCTCGAGGCCCTGCATTTGTGGCTGCTGAGTAGCCGTCGGTCGGTCGCCGACGGAGGTGCTCTGGCAAAGGCGATCGACTACAGCCTGCGGCGCTGGCCGGCGCTGGCTCGTTATGCGGGCAACGGGTTCTACCCGATCGACAATAACCCCGTGGAGAATGCGATTCGTCCGATCGCACTCGGGAAGAAGAACTGGCTGTTCGCGGGTTCCGAGCCCGCCGGCCAACGCGCTACCGCGATCCAGTCGCTGCTCGAGACGGCTCGCCTGAACGGGATCGAACCGATGGCCTGGCTCACCGAGACCCTCGAAAAGCTTCCAAATTGGCCGAACAGCCGCATCGACGAACTGCTGCCACTGAAGACGACAGGCTGA
- a CDS encoding IS66 family transposase zinc-finger binding domain-containing protein has translation MVSGFLAHIFMVSSSMDLASELAPFSPSSELLSWVEKRVSGLLEQLDTRATEIHWRDAKIEKLTLELAHLRRMKFGVKSESLTASERDLFDETLAADVAACEARLAEQRQAAAMGPHLPLPEKAKRERAGRQPLPEQLPRVEHLHEPETCTCGQCGQALVRIGEDVTEKLSIVPAEFFVERHIYPKYACRPCETVIAAPAIASVIDGGLAAPALLAWVMVSKYADHRVLRTRPPLLRWKRCFTKDEGRPLEVGLQEQASNRHKLRELRVPVVSVAGKGGARLRQVRVKETNASEPLMTCRNVYNRRRNREGVIGPGQGWGKPDYCPTGVRHEGGVTLIQALVRNVGTCRPDVKGEAPADSLRKGQSTDAGHRDGVVRSRDEGPVMGLDRRGDVVQLCYVGNPTGEDLRG, from the coding sequence GTGGTTTCCGGATTCCTGGCGCACATCTTCATGGTATCATCCAGCATGGATTTGGCCAGCGAACTTGCCCCTTTCTCTCCCTCTTCGGAACTGCTGTCCTGGGTCGAGAAGCGGGTCAGTGGCCTGCTTGAGCAGCTCGATACCCGCGCCACGGAGATTCATTGGCGTGACGCCAAGATCGAGAAACTGACCCTCGAACTGGCCCATCTGCGGCGGATGAAATTCGGCGTCAAGAGCGAATCCCTGACCGCCAGCGAACGCGACCTCTTCGACGAAACCCTGGCTGCCGACGTCGCCGCCTGCGAAGCGCGCCTCGCCGAACAGCGCCAGGCGGCCGCGATGGGGCCGCATCTGCCGCTCCCCGAGAAAGCCAAACGCGAACGCGCCGGCCGTCAGCCCTTGCCCGAGCAACTGCCGCGCGTCGAGCACCTGCACGAGCCCGAAACCTGCACCTGCGGACAATGTGGTCAGGCGCTGGTGCGGATCGGCGAGGACGTGACCGAGAAGCTCAGCATCGTCCCCGCCGAGTTCTTCGTCGAGCGCCACATCTATCCCAAGTACGCCTGCCGGCCCTGCGAGACCGTCATCGCCGCACCGGCCATCGCTTCGGTCATCGATGGCGGTTTGGCGGCACCGGCCTTGCTGGCTTGGGTGATGGTCAGCAAGTACGCCGATCACCGTGTGCTACGAACGCGACCGCCGTTGTTGAGGTGGAAGCGATGCTTTACCAAAGATGAGGGTAGGCCCCTCGAAGTCGGCTTGCAGGAGCAGGCTTCAAACCGCCACAAGCTGCGGGAATTAAGAGTTCCCGTGGTGAGCGTTGCTGGAAAAGGCGGAGCGAGACTCCGTCAGGTAAGGGTCAAGGAGACGAACGCAAGTGAACCGCTGATGACGTGTCGAAATGTATATAACCGACGTCGAAACCGGGAGGGAGTGATTGGCCCGGGACAAGGTTGGGGGAAACCTGATTACTGCCCAACCGGCGTCCGGCATGAAGGCGGCGTGACTTTGATCCAGGCTTTGGTAAGGAACGTAGGAACCTGTCGTCCTGATGTTAAGGGAGAAGCCCCAGCGGATAGCCTCCGCAAGGGTCAGAGTACCGATGCGGGGCACAGGGACGGAGTCGTCCGTAGTAGGGATGAAGGTCCTGTAATGGGACTGGACCGAAGGGGCGACGTCGTTCAGCTTTGTTACGTGGGCAACCCAACCGGGGAGGACCTACGTGGATAA
- the tnpB gene encoding IS66 family insertion sequence element accessory protein TnpB — MTVPPGPTPERIWLAVEAVDMRSGIDGLSARIQASLGRTPCDGTAYAFTNRRRNRLKLLVWDGTGVWLSQRRLHRGAFIWPSASDPVFALSAAQWRWLVAGVDWQRRDAPAPAHWQV, encoded by the coding sequence ATGACGGTTCCGCCCGGGCCCACGCCGGAGCGCATCTGGCTGGCAGTCGAAGCGGTCGATATGCGCTCGGGTATCGATGGCCTGTCGGCCCGCATCCAGGCCAGCCTCGGGCGCACGCCCTGTGACGGTACTGCCTATGCCTTCACCAACCGGCGCCGGAACCGGCTCAAGCTCCTGGTCTGGGACGGCACCGGCGTCTGGCTGTCGCAACGCCGGTTGCACCGCGGCGCCTTCATTTGGCCCAGCGCCAGTGACCCCGTTTTTGCCCTTTCGGCAGCGCAATGGCGCTGGCTCGTCGCCGGCGTCGACTGGCAGCGCCGCGACGCCCCGGCGCCCGCCCACTGGCAAGTCTAG
- the ltrA gene encoding group II intron reverse transcriptase/maturase, giving the protein MDKAKPFCIAKREVWEAYKRVKANHGSAGVDGQSIAEFEGDLSNNLYRLWNRMSSGSYMPPPVLRVEIPKGDGKMRPLGIPTVADRVAQMVVKRHLEPILEPVFHKDSYGYRPGRSAHDALAVARRRCWSHDWVLDLDIKGFFDNLDWTLLMRALRKHTDCKWVLLYIERWLQAPVRMPDGTLASREKGTPQGGVVSPILSNLFLHYTFDNWMKKHHPEIQFERYADDVICHCHSEAQAIALRQALEQRFAACKLELHPQKTKIAYCNDANRCGSYSEQRFDFLGYTFRPRRSMNRKGRLFVSFSPAVSDKAAKAMRETMRRWRLHHRGDLGLDDLVRWTRSVIHGWVLYYGRFYPSALQRALHTLDAYLIRWAQRKYKRLKGHKSRAWDWLARLQSRHPSLFPHWNLAAVVGR; this is encoded by the coding sequence GTGGATAAAGCAAAGCCGTTTTGTATTGCCAAGCGGGAAGTTTGGGAGGCATATAAGCGGGTGAAGGCAAACCATGGATCGGCGGGTGTTGATGGACAGTCGATTGCGGAGTTCGAGGGGGATCTGAGTAACAACCTCTACCGGCTCTGGAATCGGATGTCATCCGGTAGCTACATGCCGCCGCCGGTCCTCCGGGTCGAGATACCGAAGGGCGATGGCAAGATGCGACCGTTGGGAATTCCCACGGTAGCAGACCGCGTAGCCCAGATGGTCGTCAAACGCCACCTGGAACCCATTTTGGAGCCCGTGTTTCATAAGGACTCCTATGGGTATCGGCCCGGGCGTTCTGCGCACGATGCATTGGCTGTGGCGCGGCGGAGATGCTGGAGTCATGACTGGGTGCTCGATCTCGACATCAAGGGGTTCTTCGACAACCTCGATTGGACCTTATTGATGCGGGCGCTGCGCAAACATACCGACTGCAAGTGGGTGCTGCTGTACATCGAGCGATGGCTGCAAGCTCCCGTGCGCATGCCGGATGGCACGCTGGCCAGCCGTGAGAAGGGGACGCCACAAGGGGGAGTCGTCAGTCCCATCTTGAGTAACCTCTTCTTGCACTACACGTTCGATAACTGGATGAAGAAGCATCATCCGGAAATTCAGTTCGAGCGTTATGCTGATGATGTTATCTGCCACTGTCACAGCGAGGCTCAGGCGATTGCGTTGCGGCAAGCGCTTGAGCAACGGTTTGCGGCGTGCAAGCTGGAACTGCACCCGCAGAAGACCAAGATTGCCTACTGCAACGATGCGAATCGATGCGGTAGCTACTCTGAGCAGCGCTTCGACTTTCTGGGCTACACGTTTCGTCCCCGTCGGTCGATGAATCGCAAAGGGCGGCTATTCGTCAGCTTCTCTCCGGCAGTGAGCGACAAGGCGGCTAAAGCGATGCGGGAAACGATGCGTCGCTGGCGGCTGCATCATCGTGGTGATCTTGGCCTGGACGATCTCGTGCGTTGGACCCGTTCCGTGATTCACGGGTGGGTCCTCTACTACGGTCGTTTCTACCCGTCCGCCCTTCAGCGGGCGCTGCATACCTTGGATGCCTACCTGATACGTTGGGCACAACGCAAATACAAACGCCTCAAGGGGCACAAATCGAGAGCCTGGGATTGGCTGGCGCGGCTGCAATCGCGGCATCCATCCCTGTTCCCGCACTGGAACCTTGCGGCAGTGGTTGGACGATAG
- a CDS encoding S26 family signal peptidase has translation MPIHRRNLRRLWFPLALWIAAAYLAFGRAYLIAFNLTNSLPGTVFLIERGTLPDRGELVAFRWQANWPYPKGSLFVKRLIGVPGSVVSAIGRDFFVDGRPVGHAKERARTGESLESGSVGTIPEAHYYVAGEHPDSLDSRYRLTGWITRQQIVGTAHRIF, from the coding sequence ATGCCGATCCACCGCCGCAATCTCCGTCGCCTCTGGTTTCCCCTGGCACTCTGGATCGCCGCCGCGTACCTCGCCTTCGGCCGCGCCTACCTGATCGCCTTCAATCTCACCAACAGCCTTCCCGGCACGGTCTTCCTCATCGAGAGAGGCACCCTGCCAGACCGCGGCGAACTCGTGGCCTTCCGCTGGCAAGCCAACTGGCCGTATCCCAAGGGCAGCCTCTTCGTCAAACGCCTGATCGGTGTGCCCGGCTCGGTCGTCAGCGCCATTGGACGGGATTTCTTCGTCGATGGTCGCCCGGTCGGCCACGCCAAGGAACGCGCCAGAACCGGTGAATCCCTGGAAAGCGGTTCGGTCGGCACGATCCCCGAGGCGCACTACTACGTCGCCGGAGAACATCCCGACAGCCTCGATTCCCGCTATCGGCTGACCGGCTGGATCACCCGCCAGCAGATCGTCGGAACGGCGCACCGGATTTTCTGA